One Rhodococcus sp. P1Y DNA window includes the following coding sequences:
- a CDS encoding Bax inhibitor-1/YccA family protein, with protein MRTSSNPVFRNLPKQEGGGYATFGSATAGASQATQFGGPQGQPQPYQTGPDTRAMTIDDVVTKTGITLGVLAITAIVSYLLVDGNPGLAAPFVIGGGLVGLGLVLFATFGRKMDNKAIVLAYAVAEGFFLGALSFMFTFPIQNVAAGTLIAQAVLGTFGVFFGMLVVYKTGAIRVTPRLTRMIVGALIGVVVLALGNLVASFFMDGGLGLRDGGPIAIIFSLVCIGIAAFSFLLDFDQADQLIRAQAPEKAAWGVALGLTITLVWLYVEILRLLSYFNND; from the coding sequence GTGCGCACCTCCAGCAACCCGGTGTTCCGCAACCTGCCCAAGCAGGAGGGCGGCGGATACGCCACTTTCGGCAGTGCGACGGCAGGCGCCTCGCAGGCCACACAGTTCGGCGGACCCCAGGGTCAGCCACAGCCGTACCAGACCGGTCCGGACACGCGGGCCATGACCATCGACGACGTCGTGACCAAGACCGGCATCACGCTCGGTGTTCTTGCCATCACGGCCATCGTGTCCTACCTCCTCGTCGACGGTAACCCGGGCCTCGCGGCACCGTTCGTCATCGGTGGCGGCCTCGTGGGTCTCGGCCTCGTCCTCTTCGCCACGTTCGGTCGCAAGATGGACAACAAGGCGATCGTGTTGGCATACGCGGTAGCCGAGGGCTTTTTCCTCGGTGCGCTGTCGTTCATGTTCACGTTCCCGATCCAGAATGTGGCTGCAGGGACTCTCATCGCCCAGGCTGTTCTCGGAACATTCGGTGTGTTCTTCGGAATGTTGGTCGTCTACAAGACCGGCGCCATCCGCGTCACGCCTCGTTTGACCCGCATGATCGTCGGCGCACTCATCGGCGTCGTCGTCCTGGCTCTCGGCAACCTCGTCGCCAGCTTCTTCATGGATGGCGGCCTCGGCCTCCGCGACGGTGGCCCGATCGCGATCATCTTCAGCCTCGTCTGCATCGGCATCGCCGCGTTCAGCTTCCTGCTGGACTTCGACCAGGCCGACCAGCTGATCCGCGCTCAGGCTCCGGAGAAGGCAGCATGGGGCGTCGCCCTCGGCCTGACCATCACCCTCGTGTGGTTGTACGTCGAGATCCTGCGTCTGCTCAGCTACTTCAACAACGACTGA